The nucleotide sequence CGAAGTATTATGAATAATGATccaagaaaaaggaaatagctaaTACTGAACTTTAAAGTTTTGATCATCACTGCCATGGCTACAACTTGTGTCATACGGTCAACAATTTAGAGCGAGATTGCAGCTGCTATCGCTGGGCACTTGACCAGGAAAGGAGCCAGTTTTGACCACTTGTTACCAGGCCACAAGAAGACCTTCTGAACCGTTCATTCCAGTTATTGACCAGTCTCATCCGGTGACTAAATTGCTCAGTCTAGACCGAGTCAACAAGACAGCAACCTATGTTGAGCCCCAGTTTAAAACTAGAGTAAGGCAACCACGCAACCTACCTTTCCACTGAACCATCTCCTCTGTTCCTGCTTACTGCAGCTATTTGCGATGTTACACACCTGTCTGCTCTTATGGATCTTAGCATCTTCTTTACAAGACTCAAGAACAACGAGCATGGCGCAAGAAACAGCAAGCTGCCCACCCAAGGCCTGCGGCAACCTGACCATCTCGGATCCATTCTGGCTTGTCCAAGAGCAAGGAATGGAGACGCCATGTGGTTTGATAGACTACCAGGTGTACTGCTATAACAACAGCCCATTCCTGAGGAGCACCATCCACGACGGGTTTGGAATCCTCAACATCTTCTACAAGAATCGCACCTTCCTCACTGCCGATATCAACAAAATGGAGGACTTCAGCAGGTGCCAAGTTCCGATCACCAATACATCCTTCAAAATCGGCTTTCTGCCATTCAACATCAGCCATGCCAACCGAGACCTGCTGTTCTTCTATGATTGTGTTGGTAACCCAGTGGCACCGCAGCTGCGACATGGACTTGTGCCGATGCATTGTGGCAACAACTCATTTGTTCATCTCGGCCGAGGGCCCTACAATGCTTCTCATGACTATGGAGAGTACTTCATAGAGGGTTGCAAGACCACCCTCGTGCCAGTACTGGGAGCATCAGCAAAGACGGCGAACGCAGGTGACTATGAACAATTAATCAGGGATGGTTTTCTTTTATCATGGCCGGCGGTACCTGATCAGTTTTCAAGAGAAGGTACGATTAGCAGCTAGTAGTATCACTTCGTGTACTTTAATTGCTAACACAGTCATATACATGCAAATATGCAATGCAAAGAAAATAATAGCCTTTACATAATTCCAATGCATAAAGATATAGGTATTGAAAGATACCAGTTGTGGACAAGATTTATTTGTTGCACAGAGTATGCTATATGCTGGGTTCCATCTGTTTGTTTTCACCATATATGATCTGTAATGAATCAATGTTCGCCAAGTGACGAAATTCAAGGAAATGAAATGAAGTGCCAGCTATATTGGAATCGTCTTAATCATTTAACTCCATATGCTTTGCACAATTATTCTATATTGCCATGGttcatttttatgttttttttattttgtgattGATACTTACATTGACTAACCATAATAATTTCTCTGCAGATGTTAGGCCCAACAAGAAGTTAATTTTGATAGGTATGTCTATCATTGCTTCTGCTCAGAAAATACATGATACTTCATCACAAACTTCCATGCAACGATGCTATCTAAAGGCGAACTGCTAAGTctaaaattaaccaaattatggaGATTTCTTTAAGGATGTGAAACTGAAAGATTCCTAAATGGCTGCATTCAAAAAGAAATAGCTTACACAGTCTCATACATATACTGATGTAGTGATGTACTATCAACTTTACTAAATGATGCTCACTTTTTGTTTTTTTACAGTTTCTCTGGCTGCCACAATCAGCTTGCTAACATGTCTAGTTTGGGGGGTGCACCGACAGAAGCAAAGGATTTGTCTTCTTATCCTCCCAAAGCAGACTGGTAATAAATCGAGCATGGAAGAAATGCTAAGGAGGTATGGATCTTTGGCTCCGAAAAGGTACAAGTACTCAGAGCTGAAACAAATGACTAGCTCTTTCAAGGATAAACTTGGAGAAGGTGGATATGGCACGGTATTTAGGGGTAGCCTACAGGATGGCTGTGTGGTTGCTGTGAAGCTCCTAAAAGTTTCCAAAGGCAATGGAGAGGAGTTCCTAAATGAGGCAATTAGCATTGGTAGGACATCACATATTAACATTGTCGGTCTGCTCGGTTTTTGCTTAGAAGGAGTCAAGCGAGCCCTTGTTTATGAGTATATGGCTAATGGTTCACTGGAGAAGTACATTTACATAGAGAATTCAGATCTAGTTATTGGATGGGACAAGTTACAGCAAATAGCACTTGGCATCGCACGTGGATTGGAATATTTGCATCAAGGATGTAGTACTCGCATCATCCATTTTGACATCAAGCCTCAGAATATACTTCTAGATCAAGATTTTTGTCCCAAAATTGCCGATTTCGGTTTAGCCAAACTTTGTCACCTCAAGGATAGCATCCTCTCTGTCGCCGAAGCAAGAGGTACCATTGGATTCATTGCTCCAGAAGTATTCTCTAGAGGTTTTGGAGTCGTTTCTACAAAGTCAGATGTCTATAGCTATGGAATGATGCTCCTGGAAATGGTAGGAGGAAGGATAAATAAAGAAAAAGGGAATACAGAGAGCTCAAGTGATCTGTATTTTCCAAACTGGATTTATGACAATATAGCAGAACAGGTACAAAGTTGTGAAGTCATCTGCGACCTTGAAGAAGCCATGAGAAAGATTACCTTAGTGGGCCTATGGTGCATACAAACTAACCCTGGAAACCGTCCTACGATGAGCAAGGTGATTGATATGTTGGAAAAGAGGATCAACGAATTGGAGATGCCACCGAAGCCGTTCCTTTCGTGTCCCTCGATCCCGACAAGCTTGTCGTCCCATACAAGTTACGATTACAGATCATCGTATTGCTCCGCATCCCCTGCTCTGTTACCATGCATAGCCCAAAAGTAGTATGAAGTGGATAAATGTAAATTCGAATTACCATTGCATTTACCATTAAGATCTTCTAGTGTGTGAACTGTGTGTAAAAGAAATGTGAATTTTCAGACGTTACATCGTGTCTCTGAGAATGGCCGAGGCAATGTGATAACGGAAGGCTGTTCGGGATTATTGTACTTGATGTGAATCAAAACACGAATAAGCAAATGAAAGCTGTTTGGGTGATTTATGTGTTTGCGTTTCTGACTTTCGAAAGGCAGCTAACTCGTATAAGTTTGGGGCAGACAGCTAGGCCTCCAAACTGTAATAAGCGCCATTCAGGCTATATAGCAATTACGACCTGACGACCCAACAAAATTCAGTAATCTGGATTGGATGCATCATTGTGAAGCTAAACGTTGCAACAATGCATGCCAAGATTGAAGTATGTCTCCATATATGTCCACGAACCTAGCATATAAAATCAACAGATCATCATATAATCATATTGCTCCCACGGACATGCCCCCCTTAATAAACACCAAAAAATCTTAGTAAGAGTAGACAAATTGACCGTGGAAGAAGCTGAAGGCACACAAAATTGACCGTGGAAGAagcttccccgcaaaaaaaaaaagaaaaaaagaatagcACCCNNNNNNNNNNNNNNNNNNNNNNNNNNNNNNNNNNNNNNNNNNNNNNNNNNNNNNNNNNNNNNNNNNNNNNNNNNNNNNNNNNNNNNNNNNNNNNNNNNNNNNNNNNNNNNNNNNNNNNNNNNNNNNNNNNNNNNNNNNNNNNNNNNNNNNNNNNNNNNNNNNNNNNNNNNNNNNNNNNNNNNNNNNNNNNNNNNNNNNNNNNNNNNNNNNNNNNNNNNNNNNNNNNNNNNNNNNNNNNNNNNNNNNNNNNNNNNNNNNNNNNNNNNNNNNNNNNNNNNNNNNNNNNNNNNNNNNNNNNNNNNNNNNNNNATAGCACCCACCATTTTCCTTCACGGGCGCAGAGCCACGGCGGGGCGCAGATCGCCCTGCCCTCGACATCACCGCCGCGGCCCTGACGACCGGCGCCGCCGAGCGGGCGAGGCCCCGTGGCGCGGGTCACGACTCACGACGGCAGCAGCGCAGCGCCGGCACGGGAGGGAGGTGGCGCGGCGAATCGAGGCATGGCCGCTGGCAGATTTGGGCTTTCGGCATTTCCCCTGCAACCCACCAAAACGAGGGCGCGACTATGTCTCGCCTGGTGCGCGGCACTAGCTCGCCTCGCCTGCAGTCAGCCAGTTCGCGGACCAGCCCATAATCTCTGATGTCATCATAACGTAACGTTCGGTTTTTTCTTTACTTTATTATTAGTTTATATTTACCCCTCCAACATATAGTTTGTATTTTCTGTTTTTATGTTTGTTTCTattttttatctttatttattttatcttcctTTTTCCCTTTCAGTTTGCAAAAGTGTTCGCCACACATTTAAAAATTTTGTATCATGTATTCAGAAAATGTTAAACATGCATAAAATAATGTCCCTGGTGTACAAGAAATATGTACAATGGGTATGAAAGAAAGTAGTCATCAAACACATGCATTTTAGAAACATGTTAATCACGTATTAAAAGAAATAAACATATATAAAAACTTTTTATGTCTATATGAAAAAAGTAGAACATGCATTAAAAATTTTGGAAGTCAAAACACCAATTTAGAAAAATGTTGACCGCGcactaaaaaatgttaatcatatatttaaATATGTTCAATATGTATAAAAGTGTTCCTAATATATACGGAAAACTTACAATGTATGAGAAAAAGTATTCATCAAGCATACATtcataaaaatgttaatcatgtatttgagaaTGTTAAACATGTGTAGGACAATTTTATTAATGTATAGGGAAATGTATAAATTTT is from Triticum aestivum cultivar Chinese Spring chromosome 3A, IWGSC CS RefSeq v2.1, whole genome shotgun sequence and encodes:
- the LOC123056669 gene encoding LEAF RUST 10 DISEASE-RESISTANCEUS RECEPTOR-LIKE PROTEIN KINASE-like 2.5; translation: MMLTFCFFTVSLAATISLLTCLVWGVHRQKQRICLLILPKQTGNKSSMEEMLRRYGSLAPKRYKYSELKQMTSSFKDKLGEGGYGTVFRGSLQDGCVVAVKLLKVSKGNGEEFLNEAISIGRTSHINIVGLLGFCLEGVKRALVYEYMANGSLEKYIYIENSDLVIGWDKLQQIALGIARGLEYLHQGCSTRIIHFDIKPQNILLDQDFCPKIADFGLAKLCHLKDSILSVAEARGTIGFIAPEVFSRGFGVVSTKSDVYSYGMMLLEMVGGRINKEKGNTESSSDLYFPNWIYDNIAEQVQSCEVICDLEEAMRKITLVGLWCIQTNPGNRPTMSKVIDMLEKRINELEMPPKPRYIVSLRMAEAM